ATCAGCCAACAATAGAAAAAGTTCATACATTGGCAGGATATCCAGCGATGTGGGTTCAAAGTCTAGTGAACGACAGAGTGCTCTAAGTTCTGTCGGTACAAGAAATAACAGAACTCTAAGGACCACACAGACTTCGACAAAGTCCCAGCAGTCGGCCACAGATGGTTCTGCAGGGATAAGTAAGATCTCTGGACCAGTCAGCCCGAGAATGCAACAAAAGAAGCTCGAACTTGAGAGAAGGTCTCGGCCTCCCACCCCTCCTGATTCAAGCAAATCAAGAAAGCAGCCAAACAAGCAACAAGCTGAATCCAATTATCCTGGCGGAAGACAAAGACCAAAGAACAGTTATTCTCAGAAATGCGATGAGCAGCTGAGTGAGGTCAGTGTTGAATCAAGAAATTCAAGTTCCCATGACATTGAGGATTCTGCTGAATCAAATGAAACCATCACACGGGGCTATAGAAATGTTGAATTTAATAGCTCTAAAAGATCTCCTCGTGCCACTGGTTTGGATAGCTCATCTTCAAAGGCTTCTCAGTTTAGACTATCTAGTGTTGTGGAAAAGGTTGGTATACTTTCTCTACTTGATATGCGGTATATTCGGCCTATTCCTATTTTGAGCTTGTTTTTCTCGTTTATTCAGAATTCTACTCTGATGCTGAGTGAGGAAGATGCAGCTGAACCTGGTTATGTTCCTCCTGAGTACTTAAGCCCTGTCTCGGTTCTTGACAATGCAGCATATGCACACGACTCTCCTTCTCCTATAAAGTATACAGGGAAGACCCTCAAAGGTATAACATGTTAATAAATCTACCTATCGACTCTCTTACTCGCTCATATGCATTTCTGTTGGCAACAATTGGCTGAATCTTACTATCTTCTATTTCAGTGGATGTACCTGCAGCCAACGAGAGGGATCCAAATGCTTTGGAACGGAGCTCCACTGAGAGCTTCATTTCCAGCTCAGTGGAATCTGGCTCTACATTTGACTACACGAGGGAAAAACTTCAAAACATCGATAACTTAGTTCAGAAGCTCAGAAGACTCAATTCCAGCCATGATGAAGCGCGCACAGACTACATTGCCTCGTTGTGTGAGAATGAGAACCCAGACCACAGATACATTTCTGAGATCTTACTGGCTTCGGGCCTCCTCCTCCGAGATCTTGGTTCAAACCTGACGGATTTCCAGTTTCATCAATCAGGCAATCCTATAAACCCTGAGTTGTTCTTAGTCTTGGAACAGACAAAGGCTAGCGCCTCATCAAAAGACAAGTCCACCGCTACTACTCGGTTGACAACAAATGAAAAGCTGCACAGGAAATTGATATTTGACACTGTCAACGAGACTCTTGCTAGAAAATTGGCCTCCACGAGTCCAGATTCCAAGCCTTGGTGGGGGCAGGTTAAGCTAGCAAGGAAGGTGTTGAATGCTCAGAATCTGCTCAAAGAACTTTGTTGTGAGATTGAAGAACTCGAGACGAAGAGTCCAATTTGCACTTCAGGTGACGAAGACGATGGATGGAAAACAATCTTCTCCCACGACGTGCTGCTCCAGTCGGACAACTGGATGAACTTTGACACTGACACCTCAGGCGTTGTTCTTGACATTGAACGGCTTGTTTTTAAGGATTTAGTTGATGAGATCGTGCGCGGAGAGTCTGCTGGCTTGACAGCAAAACGAGGTAGCCGTAAACCCTCTGGCAAGTGATTTGCAACCTAAAGCTTGCTGTGTTCTGCATCTCCAATTGCATTTTCCTCTATTTCTTTACCTAACATAGGAACTGGCTGGTTGGATTGTAAAGGAAACTGCTGTTAATTGACTACAGTGTATTTATGAAGATTAACATTTAACTGCAAATTAATTCCAGAATCACATTCATGACTGTTAATTTTACTTGTGGCACAAACTAGAAATCAAGcaaaaataatggaatttttaaatactaatttttcctttttaaaaaaaaaataaaaaaaaatccccaaattcaacagtaatattcatcttttcaaattttaaataaaaattacagtGTTAATTATCGGCTCCATTAATTGAGCTTGAGCTATATATAGAagatttgaaaaacaaaaatgttgaGCAACAATGTATGGTTTGAAATTCCCTCAAAACCAGATGGCAGCAGCTCCATCGTCCTTTCTCCACCCTCTCACCAAACCCCCTTCCTCCaccgccaccaccgccgccgctaCGAGACGGTCAACCGTAATACTGACATCCGTCCTTCTCTGGACGCACACAAAACCGGCCGCCGCATTCGATTTACGGCTGACGGAGCCGGAGCAGAGCGTGGAAGAAGCGGAATCGGAGATCCGGTCTCACGCGCAAAGCCTGGTGAGAGTGAAGGATCTGCTAGAGGCGGAGTCGTGGAGAGAGGCGCAGAAGGTGCTGCGAAGGAGCTCGGCGCTGCTGAAACAGGACGTGTACACGATGATTCAGGCGAAGCCATCGGCGGAGAGGCCGCGGCTACGGAAGCTCTACTCCGATCTGTTCAATGCGGTGACGAGGCTGGATTACGCGGCTCGGGATAAGGATAGGATTAGGGTATGGGACTCGTACCGTACAATTCTTTCGTCGCTTCATCATATTTTCTCTGcaatttataattaacaattatttgaattagttTTGCTCAATTCATATGttatccaaaatttaaaagtttagTGCGACAAGAATAAATGCAGTACTAAGCATagagagtgatcaattgctaactcatcatttaattgctaactataactaatttaaggctataggattttagaaaacgtgtggtctacaatttgccacggcgtgtaattttcgtttttattaataaaattaaaaaagataaaaaaaaacgccaaattagggttttagatgaaactgtcaatatagtgtttcggaaatatcaacatgtaacgctttgagaatgtcaacatgatgctttaagaatgttaacccatcgcttatattgacattctacatgtattatattgacatattttatatactatgttgacatttctgctttactaaaaaattgaaaaattttcgatttattttcaaattttgacttcggaacatatgcatatatgatatcgttggaatccttataaaattatctttaatttgatatttgttatatgaatttaaagttttgggatttcttttaaaagttagttataactaaacatgtagttaattgacattaatacccatattgatattttatggaattaatcctatggctttattgacgttttttgttgatcgtattgatattcCTTGGTTGGTGATCTtggcccttaatttgaatatctaatggctattatttagttatagttagcaattagatattgagttagcaatataccACTCCCCGTACTAGTATATCCTATCATCCGCGTTATCAACCATAAAAAAGTGCTCctacatttattttactaaatttaatatggaaatagttagtagtactacttgaTTAAGTATTTCTATTCTTGTTAGTGTTAAATTTCTTTAGTCATACTCTTTCAATACAATATGACTTGAACAAAATTAGCctaattgataaaaattgtTGAGTTTGGGATATCCAAAGATTTCAACCATCTAACAAACATAGACAGCATGATTTTACATACGCTGATGAGATTGGGACAATTGAAGCATTTTGGAATGAAATGGTGAAGGAAATGGGGATTAAAGTTGGATGTTACAATGTTACACCATTTCGTCCTAAAATGCAAGAATTTTGATTAAGGAAATGCAGAACGCTGGGATAAATGTGatcttatttatttgatcaCTTCCTAGTGTGTGGATGGGATGATGAATGAGTCCGACTAGGTATATGTCAATCTGTCGCAGGCAAAAAGGGGAAGGTTGAATGCTGCCACTATTTTAGGAGTATATATAGGTGGCGTTCGGTTgccatgactaattatcatgagactatccatctagaattaagtcgtgagattattttagttggagggggaggttatgactaattatcatgagactatccatctaggattaagttgtgggggTCAATCTTATAAatcaaacatgatacatatttaatcatgagatttagtcttgtcaaccgaacacccccatAATATTCTATTGTGTAAGATAGGGCGATATGTGAAAGCATGTAGAATCTTTAAGAAGTGTGTGAAGGTGAAGGGGTAAACGACGCCGTTTGGTTGAGGCTGCTCGTGGCACGACTCATAGAGGATTATAGTTTCCTCATAGCTATTGAAGACGCTTAGAAGTTTAGAACATCAGTCTTGCTTTTTCACATGTTTTCTACTTATGATTTACCTTTCTATTGCTAGTTTCATGCTTCTTATCTTTGGACTTGGGCTTCATGTTGAGCTTTTGGGATAGGGAATTTGGATTAAACTTTTGTGTATAATACAACTTGTATTTCACATACAGTTAACATTGAATATTGGGTGCACATTTCTAAGCCCAAATAGATGATAATGGATTTAGGATTATGGCTAGTCTGATCAGAGACGAATTAGGTAAATAATTCTCATATTTTCATTGGTACCATCCGCAGCTTTGTTTCTATCCTTGTAAATGTGAGAATTGGTAAAATTCATGCCACGTTCAGTATTAAATGAGTCAAAGGATATGAAACATTTACATTGGAGAAACATGACACCATCAGTGTTCGCCAGACTAGGAAAATATAGTTGCCAAATAGAGGTAAAATTATCAATGtgacaaaaaatttgaaaaatttatcaatGTGCAAAATTGAGGTAAAAGTTTTggttaaaaactaaaaattcatCACAAATTAGCAATTTCtttatgtttattatataTGATGGCCAAACGGTGAAAAGAGTTTGTGTTTGAGTTCATCATGACACAATTTTTATACTTCATTAGTACATACTTAATCTTGTCGAATCATCATTTGAGTTCATGAATAGTACTAGCTGTCTCCATTCTCcaagaaaatgattttgtCAATATCTATATAAATGAACTTTTACGCTCCAGCTTTTATTGTTGAGGTAATGTGAACTTACAACGTCAAGAtgcaaaacaattttaaaaggacaaaaactaaaaaaaaatacaaaaaatgataatgtacAGATTTGGGTTGTGACAGTGAAGCAGAGTCCAACTGCAATGGGTGTAAGTGACAGTTAAAAGAGACGATAAATACAAATTCTGTATCATCCattatttcttattcattATTTCTGCTCTTTTCTGATACCAATTGCGACCTTTCGAAACTCTagctctctctcacacacaagcgttttaatggagtactagtataatatataatcaagATTTACAGTTGATGCCACCAAAAATGAGTCATCACATAAATCTGCATTTTATTGTGAATTAACTCGACATACAATGTATGCAAATAAATTCAAGTTTAGGAGGAATTTTAGGCTTTCCATTCATGTATCTGATTATATTCGTTTTGTAtgattgatataattatatcaggaataataaataaatcttgTGAATTTGTTCTTAAGGTAATGATATGAGTACTTGTTAatcttattattaaaaatctaatttttcatgaaaCGATAAAGTTTCACCGATTAGTcataaaatctaattttagGGCTCGTAGGAAATTACTTTTGCGattgttgatgatttttttttgacaaattttacCAGTTGCATTATTGAACTTATAATTTTAACCTTTCTTttacatatagtactataataataaaaatatgtgtggCACAAGACCATCAACATCTCTACAGCAAATAAGAGAAGATATTTATCAATGACATAGAACATACTCTAAAAGGACTAGCTATTTGTTACTTTTCCtgataaacaaaaaacaaaataagtttAAGGGTTAGTAAACTTAGTATCAAATGAAATTGATCACcccaaaataattactccaattaattaaagttcTAACTGTGAATCGTACTGATCCACTTCTCAAAACAATTATTCTTTGCATGTGGTCCTAGACCATAAATGTTtgacaataatattataccCTTACACATACTTAGGTATAGTACGAGTTAGTGTAGGTGT
The nucleotide sequence above comes from Salvia hispanica cultivar TCC Black 2014 chromosome 5, UniMelb_Shisp_WGS_1.0, whole genome shotgun sequence. Encoded proteins:
- the LOC125188669 gene encoding protein LONGIFOLIA 2-like isoform X3 translates to MQDRQRYSAESSRPSFSSSSRSSSFSSLDCAKATQLEAGSFDRMIFPETSSRDSATSLQPLASRQTLDLRDLVKESIYRETHGSSVKVRASEGVAVPFVYRDSPRLQSETSDGGDKKQCSPADIKESLRILAKLQEAPRYNNEARALLRSSSCHYKDGSSLSISRDGPRFSYDGNGSNSALKLKDLPRLSLDSRESSMRSVGADSKSSVLSKSMQKNCSLVQGKVQTRPPSVVAKLMGLDSLPDSVSSGDSNMGSTRSYQGESLVDESSLSEKTDKTKPVQPSSPSKNSWKEPISPRWRNSDGSVKPMSWLPLEPAPWKQNDGTRTSQKPASRSARAPANASTAFPSVYSEIEKRLGDLEFTQSGKDLRALKQILDAMQVKGLLETSKDVQGSKYSIHNDHEEFLLSSSRSVDRGKLPADEVLAITKRKAIAAQTHESPIVIMKPAKSFEKSGIPVGSVVSHGGFSSQPNLRFSESANNRKSSYIGRISSDVGSKSSERQSALSSVGTRNNRTLRTTQTSTKSQQSATDGSAGISKISGPVSPRMQQKKLELERRSRPPTPPDSSKSRKQPNKQQAESNYPGGRQRPKNSYSQKCDEQLSEVSVESRNSSSHDIEDSAESNETITRGYRNVEFNSSKRSPRATGLDSSSSKASQFRLSSVVEKNSTLMLSEEDAAEPGYVPPEYLSPVSVLDNAAYAHDSPSPIKYTGKTLKVDVPAANERDPNALERSSTESFISSSVESGSTFDYTREKLQNIDNLVQKLRRLNSSHDEARTDYIASLCENENPDHRYISEILLASGLLLRDLGSNLTDFQFHQSGNPINPELFLVLEQTKASASSKDKSTATTRLTTNEKLHRKLIFDTVNETLARKLASTSPDSKPWWGQVKLARKVLNAQNLLKELCCEIEELETKSPICTSGDEDDGWKTIFSHDVLLQSDNWMNFDTDTSGVVLDIERLVFKDLVDEIVRGESAGLTAKRGSRKPSGK
- the LOC125188671 gene encoding psbQ-like protein 3, chloroplastic is translated as MYGLKFPQNQMAAAPSSFLHPLTKPPSSTATTAAATRRSTVILTSVLLWTHTKPAAAFDLRLTEPEQSVEEAESEIRSHAQSLVRVKDLLEAESWREAQKVLRRSSALLKQDVYTMIQAKPSAERPRLRKLYSDLFNAVTRLDYAARDKDRIRVWDSYRTILSSLHHIFSAIYN